The Hyphomicrobiales bacterium genome has a window encoding:
- a CDS encoding Oligosaccharide flippase family protein, with protein MAKLVALAAYLYQAVLAFGLLIVLSHLLPPGEYAAYSLFASIAQFGAIAFFEWVRFACSRFYPGPDGASEASERGTITAEFVASAVACVVAGLFATIWGAPLWVGLAGAGAAVLIAAGELHLTMLRFRLAFGLFSRLQGVRASLLAAATVGGAFISADFAHVVLGILFGNVLYCLIAFAAARQVLGWSVRADLGAVRRHLAYGGVSAGASVAGLLGPLGLKAILVAAFGATPAAGALLALDLLQRPFILIVSSLQAIRYPDLVALYDRSGAGDALKQELGRYYALLACLTLIGGALLLAVMEWAAGFVVPRDLQGAFLRTAPAFTVMALIRALVQTLLPTPAHLLRRLRAIAGLAALDCVLMCAGAFIAMGLLPGSDTAIALGAAAGAGLAMLAGLPLLRLLPFAMPWRPVALAGAALLAALLIKIGLSGNVLLSTAVALAAVLSLGAAPALAAFRWAAR; from the coding sequence ATGGCGAAGCTCGTCGCGCTCGCGGCCTATCTTTACCAGGCGGTGCTCGCCTTCGGGCTGCTGATCGTCCTGTCGCATCTGCTGCCCCCCGGCGAATATGCCGCCTATTCGCTGTTCGCTTCGATCGCCCAGTTCGGCGCGATAGCATTCTTCGAATGGGTGCGCTTCGCCTGCAGCCGCTTCTATCCGGGGCCGGACGGTGCGAGCGAAGCGTCCGAGCGCGGTACGATCACGGCGGAATTCGTCGCAAGCGCGGTCGCCTGCGTCGTGGCAGGCCTGTTCGCGACGATCTGGGGAGCGCCGCTTTGGGTCGGGTTGGCGGGGGCGGGCGCCGCGGTCCTGATAGCGGCCGGCGAACTGCATCTGACCATGCTGCGCTTTCGCCTGGCCTTCGGCCTGTTCTCGCGCTTGCAGGGGGTGCGCGCTTCGTTGCTGGCGGCGGCCACGGTGGGAGGAGCTTTCATCTCGGCCGATTTCGCCCATGTCGTGCTCGGCATCCTGTTCGGCAACGTGCTGTACTGCCTCATCGCCTTTGCGGCGGCACGTCAGGTGCTGGGTTGGTCCGTGCGTGCCGATCTGGGGGCGGTGCGGCGCCATCTCGCCTATGGCGGCGTCTCGGCCGGGGCCTCCGTCGCCGGGCTGCTCGGCCCGCTCGGCCTGAAGGCGATCCTCGTCGCGGCCTTCGGCGCCACCCCTGCCGCCGGAGCGCTGCTGGCGCTCGATCTGTTGCAGCGCCCCTTCATCCTGATCGTCTCCTCCCTGCAGGCAATCCGCTATCCCGATCTCGTCGCGCTCTATGATCGCTCCGGCGCCGGCGACGCCTTGAAACAGGAACTCGGGCGCTACTATGCGCTGCTGGCCTGCCTGACGCTGATCGGCGGCGCGCTGCTGCTGGCCGTGATGGAGTGGGCGGCCGGCTTCGTCGTCCCGCGCGATCTGCAGGGAGCCTTCCTGCGGACTGCGCCGGCCTTCACCGTCATGGCACTGATCCGGGCGCTGGTGCAGACGCTGCTGCCGACGCCGGCGCATCTGTTGCGGCGATTGCGCGCCATAGCGGGCCTTGCGGCGCTCGACTGCGTCTTGATGTGTGCGGGAGCATTCATCGCGATGGGGCTGCTGCCCGGCAGCGACACCGCCATTGCCCTCGGCGCCGCTGCCGGCGCCGGGCTCGCCATGCTCGCGGGGCTGCCCCTGCTGAGGCTGCTGCCCTTCGCGATGCCCTGGCGCCCGGTCGCCCTGGCGGGCGCGGCGCTGCTCGCGGCCCTGCTCATCAAGATCGGGCTGTCCGGAAATGTCCTGCTGTCGACCGCAGTTGCGTTGGCCGCGGTGCTGTCGCTCGGCGCGGCCCCGGCGCTGGCCGCTTTTCGCTGGGCTGCCCGTTAA
- a CDS encoding conserved exported hypothetical protein (Evidence 4 : Unknown function but conserved in other organisms), protein MNRLLVLAALTGAVVAAAPLPAAAFWQRSQVSRCSDATTDAERERLRCWELNAYADPGWPALGIGRAGGGGAYYLGTPVPPAPRWQKEKGGATRRLG, encoded by the coding sequence ATGAACAGATTGCTCGTGCTGGCAGCGCTGACCGGCGCCGTCGTTGCGGCCGCGCCGCTCCCGGCCGCTGCCTTCTGGCAGCGTTCCCAGGTATCGCGCTGCTCCGACGCCACGACCGACGCCGAACGTGAACGGTTGCGCTGCTGGGAGCTCAACGCCTATGCCGATCCGGGTTGGCCGGCATTGGGCATTGGCAGAGCGGGCGGCGGGGGAGCTTATTATCTGGGGACGCCCGTTCCCCCGGCCCCGCGCTGGCAGAAGGAGAAGGGTGGAGCGACCCGTCGCCTCGGCTGA
- the glnA gene encoding glutamine synthetase — MKSAKDVLKAIKDNDVKYVDFRFTDPRGKWQHVTFDVGMVDEDIFAEGTMFDGSSIAGWKAINESDMLLMPDPTTATMDPFFSAATMVINCDVLEPGTGEPYGRDPRGIAKKAEAYLKSTGIGDTVYVGPEAEFFVFDDVKIAADPYHTGFKLDNIELPTNGYADYEGGNLGHRIATKGGYFPVPPQDSAQDMRGEMLAAMQSMGVVVEKHHHEVASAQHELGMKFDTLVHTADLMQVYKYAIHNVAQSYGKTATFMPKPIYGDNGSGMHVHQSIWKNGKPVFAGNKYADLSQECLWYIGGIIKHAKSLNAFTNPSTNSYKRLVPGYEAPVLLAYSARNRSASCRIPWTTSPKAKRVEVRFPDPMANPYLAFAAMLMAGLDGIVNKIDPGPAMDKDLYDLPPRELKKIPTVCGSLREALESLKKDNAYLKAGGVFNDDFIESYIELKMQDVARFEMTPHPVEFAMYYSY, encoded by the coding sequence ATGAAAAGCGCCAAGGATGTCCTCAAGGCGATCAAGGACAACGACGTCAAATATGTCGACTTCCGCTTCACCGACCCGCGCGGCAAGTGGCAGCATGTGACGTTCGACGTCGGCATGGTCGATGAGGACATCTTCGCCGAAGGCACGATGTTCGACGGTTCGTCGATCGCCGGCTGGAAGGCCATCAACGAGTCCGACATGCTGTTGATGCCTGATCCGACGACCGCCACGATGGACCCGTTCTTCTCGGCCGCCACGATGGTCATCAACTGCGACGTGCTCGAGCCCGGCACCGGCGAGCCCTATGGCCGCGATCCGCGCGGCATCGCGAAGAAGGCCGAAGCGTATCTGAAGTCGACCGGCATCGGCGACACCGTCTATGTCGGCCCCGAGGCCGAGTTCTTCGTCTTCGACGACGTCAAGATCGCCGCCGACCCGTATCACACCGGCTTCAAGCTCGATAACATCGAGCTGCCGACCAACGGCTACGCCGACTACGAAGGCGGCAATCTCGGTCACCGCATCGCGACCAAGGGCGGCTACTTCCCGGTCCCGCCGCAGGATTCGGCGCAGGACATGCGCGGCGAGATGCTGGCTGCGATGCAGTCGATGGGCGTCGTCGTCGAGAAGCACCATCACGAGGTCGCCTCGGCCCAGCATGAGCTCGGCATGAAGTTCGACACGCTGGTGCACACCGCCGACCTGATGCAGGTCTACAAATACGCGATCCACAACGTTGCCCAGAGCTACGGCAAGACCGCGACCTTCATGCCGAAGCCGATCTATGGCGACAACGGCTCGGGCATGCACGTCCACCAGTCGATCTGGAAGAACGGCAAGCCGGTCTTCGCGGGCAACAAATATGCCGACCTGTCGCAGGAGTGCCTCTGGTACATCGGCGGCATCATCAAGCATGCCAAGTCGCTGAACGCCTTCACCAACCCCTCGACCAACTCCTACAAGCGTCTGGTCCCGGGCTATGAGGCGCCGGTTCTGCTCGCCTATTCGGCGCGCAACCGCTCGGCCTCCTGCCGTATTCCGTGGACGACCTCGCCGAAGGCCAAGCGCGTCGAGGTTCGCTTCCCCGATCCGATGGCGAACCCCTATCTCGCCTTCGCCGCCATGCTGATGGCCGGCCTCGACGGCATCGTGAACAAGATCGATCCCGGCCCGGCGATGGACAAGGACCTCTACGACCTGCCGCCGCGCGAGCTGAAGAAGATCCCGACCGTCTGCGGCTCGCTGCGCGAGGCGCTGGAGTCGCTCAAGAAGGACAACGCCTATCTCAAGGCCGGCGGCGTCTTCAACGACGACTTCATCGAGAGCTATATCGAGCTCAAGATGCAGGACGTGGCGCGCTTCGAGATGACGCCGCACCCGGTCGAGTTCGCGATGTACTATTCGTACTGA
- a CDS encoding conserved hypothetical protein (Evidence 4 : Unknown function but conserved in other organisms): MSPAAVTVAFGKEELAALDRYIEQRAPAYSRAELIAQIVAEWAKAQGAGHGAADEGLRPDELNASNDS, from the coding sequence ATGTCGCCGGCTGCTGTTACGGTTGCTTTCGGCAAGGAGGAACTGGCGGCGCTCGACCGCTATATCGAGCAGCGTGCCCCGGCCTACTCCCGCGCCGAACTGATCGCCCAGATCGTCGCGGAATGGGCGAAGGCTCAGGGGGCAGGGCATGGCGCAGCGGATGAAGGGCTGCGCCCGGACGAGCTCAATGCGAGCAACGATTCATAG
- a CDS encoding PRC-barrel domain containing protein → MIKHVLFASVGAGLLAATALAQTTAPTPPSAAPSTSTTAEKTSPPPTNLAGQGKWRTSKLIGVDIYGPDDKKVGDVTEVIVDKTGKVEMVTVGVGGFLGIGAKDVAIPFEQVTWSDQPITPPAPAPATTGSGSMPPSAPAASAAPAPRAPAMYPDHGKITLTKDQLHAAPAVSYSGT, encoded by the coding sequence ATGATCAAACATGTTCTGTTCGCGTCTGTCGGCGCAGGGTTGCTGGCTGCTACGGCGCTCGCCCAGACAACCGCCCCTACTCCGCCTTCGGCCGCTCCGAGCACTTCGACGACTGCCGAAAAGACCTCACCGCCGCCGACCAACCTCGCCGGCCAGGGCAAGTGGCGCACGAGCAAGCTGATCGGCGTCGACATCTACGGTCCCGACGACAAGAAGGTCGGCGACGTGACCGAAGTGATCGTCGACAAGACCGGGAAGGTCGAGATGGTGACGGTTGGCGTCGGCGGCTTCCTCGGCATCGGCGCGAAGGATGTCGCGATCCCGTTCGAGCAGGTGACCTGGAGCGATCAGCCGATCACTCCGCCGGCTCCCGCTCCGGCAACAACGGGCAGTGGCTCCATGCCGCCCTCCGCGCCGGCTGCATCAGCCGCACCGGCACCCAGGGCGCCTGCCATGTATCCCGATCACGGCAAGATCACGCTGACCAAGGACCAGCTCCACGCAGCGCCTGCCGTGAGCTATTCAGGGACCTGA
- a CDS encoding hypothetical protein (Evidence 5 : Unknown function), translating into MAGIGHWQSGRRGSLLSGDARSPGPALAEGEGWSDPSPRLKTSIVSGLASYVAGAEKPAPNPAA; encoded by the coding sequence TTGGCCGGCATTGGGCATTGGCAGAGCGGGCGGCGGGGGAGCTTATTATCTGGGGACGCCCGTTCCCCCGGCCCCGCGCTGGCAGAAGGAGAAGGGTGGAGCGACCCGTCGCCTCGGCTGAAAACATCCATCGTCAGCGGCCTCGCAAGCTATGTCGCAGGCGCCGAGAAGCCCGCGCCGAATCCGGCCGCGTAG
- a CDS encoding Glyco_trans_4-like_N domain-containing protein → MRCVIVSDFCSVNGGAAKVAIESARGLAEAGVQIVFACMIGPVSERLRHPNIEVALFEGEEVWKVGSKFAAARQGIWNARAHDALAGLLSRQPRGETLVHLHQWTKAFSPAAIAAAGESGLPVAITLHDYFSFCPVGGYFDFRAGEPCQRRPLSASCVGRNCDRASYAHKLVRVARQWRSNGAMSRLNAPLFIHVSPFARNFAEPFLPKQARHIVVENMMEAPKRVPADVGANRHALFLGRFTQEKAADLLAEAALAAGMPVRFVGEGPLEAAIRGANPAADIRGWVPADAVFDEIAQARCLVLPSLWYEPGPLVVAEARSLGVPVVLARTTGPASWIRDGEDGLLVEGGDVAGLTYALASLRDDDLAIRMGAAAYRNYWAEPLTLDRHVSRSIAGYEALLAKGR, encoded by the coding sequence ATGCGTTGCGTCATCGTCAGCGATTTCTGTTCGGTCAATGGCGGCGCGGCGAAGGTTGCGATCGAGAGCGCGCGCGGACTCGCGGAGGCCGGGGTCCAGATCGTTTTCGCCTGCATGATCGGCCCCGTTTCGGAGCGGTTGCGGCATCCCAATATCGAGGTCGCGCTGTTCGAGGGGGAGGAGGTCTGGAAAGTCGGCAGCAAATTCGCCGCCGCCCGGCAGGGCATCTGGAACGCGAGAGCCCATGACGCGCTCGCCGGACTGCTGAGCCGCCAGCCCCGGGGGGAAACCCTCGTTCACCTGCACCAATGGACCAAGGCGTTCAGCCCGGCCGCCATCGCGGCAGCCGGCGAAAGTGGCCTGCCGGTCGCGATCACCCTGCACGATTATTTTTCGTTCTGCCCGGTCGGCGGCTATTTCGACTTCCGCGCGGGCGAGCCCTGCCAGCGCCGGCCTCTGTCAGCCTCTTGCGTCGGCCGGAACTGCGACCGAGCCTCCTATGCCCACAAGCTCGTCCGCGTGGCGCGCCAATGGCGCTCGAATGGGGCGATGAGCCGGCTGAATGCTCCGCTCTTCATCCATGTGAGCCCCTTCGCCCGTAATTTTGCCGAGCCCTTCCTGCCGAAGCAGGCCCGGCACATCGTCGTCGAGAACATGATGGAGGCGCCAAAGCGCGTCCCCGCCGATGTTGGGGCGAACCGCCACGCGCTGTTTCTCGGGCGCTTCACGCAGGAGAAGGCGGCCGACCTGCTGGCCGAGGCGGCGCTTGCCGCCGGAATGCCGGTGCGGTTCGTCGGGGAGGGGCCTCTGGAAGCGGCGATCAGGGGCGCCAACCCGGCGGCGGATATCCGTGGCTGGGTCCCGGCCGATGCCGTCTTCGACGAAATCGCGCAGGCGCGCTGCCTCGTGCTGCCATCGCTCTGGTACGAACCCGGCCCGCTCGTGGTCGCCGAGGCACGCTCGCTCGGCGTGCCGGTCGTCCTGGCGCGCACGACCGGCCCGGCGAGCTGGATCCGCGACGGAGAGGACGGGCTTCTGGTCGAGGGTGGCGATGTCGCGGGGCTGACCTATGCACTCGCCTCGCTTCGGGATGACGATCTCGCCATCCGCATGGGAGCGGCGGCCTACCGCAACTATTGGGCAGAGCCTCTGACGCTCGACAGGCATGTCAGCCGATCGATTGCCGGCTACGAAGCCTTGCTGGCAAAGGGAAGGTGA
- a CDS encoding hypothetical protein (Evidence 5 : Unknown function), with the protein MKLPIVIHTDEDYERAQQRVEELNTAPDTAEKERELRAIAEAMLAFELRRDEADD; encoded by the coding sequence GTGAAGCTGCCCATCGTCATCCACACCGATGAGGACTATGAGCGCGCCCAGCAGCGTGTCGAAGAGCTGAACACGGCGCCCGATACCGCCGAGAAGGAACGGGAATTGCGCGCCATCGCCGAGGCCATGCTCGCTTTCGAGCTGCGGCGCGACGAAGCCGACGACTGA
- a CDS encoding ADP-dependent (S)-NAD(P)H-hydrate dehydratase / NAD(P)H-hydrate epimerase: MPAQMTDAMKTDDLALLTTDQMRRADGIAIAAGTAGIVLMERAGRAVAEAVLRRVGAGASVAVAGGPGNNGGDGFVAARILRENGLNVRMLLLGAPQALQGDAAIAFARWNAPVEPLASIGEVPADLFVDALFGAGLTRALSGEAAEAVAFMNAAGRPVIAVDVPSGLSGDTGQAEGPVIRANETVTFFRLKPGHLLLPGRELCGDVVVADIGIPAEAALREIAPAAFGNACPLWRAAWPHHGRGTHKFRRGAVAVVAGGNGGVGAPRLSARAALRIGAGLATILCAPEALAAHALRGPDALMQRPIETGEALSQFLLDRRVSAILAGPALGLDERAAALIRTALASDAPVVLDADALTWLATARGEGGMERRRDRPWVLTPHEGEFQRLFGNEPEIAGEKSKLERARKAAALCEAVIVYKGADTVIAGPDGRAAINVTGSPALATAGSGDVLAGLIAGLIAQGMAAFEAACAAVWLHGRAGEALGMGLIADDLPEAIPPLLREFSLA; encoded by the coding sequence ATGCCTGCGCAGATGACCGATGCGATGAAGACCGACGATCTCGCCCTGCTCACGACCGATCAGATGCGCCGGGCGGATGGAATCGCGATCGCCGCCGGCACGGCTGGAATCGTCCTGATGGAGCGGGCGGGCCGGGCGGTGGCCGAGGCCGTGCTGCGGCGGGTGGGGGCAGGGGCCTCGGTTGCGGTCGCGGGCGGGCCCGGCAACAATGGCGGGGACGGTTTCGTCGCGGCCCGCATCCTGCGCGAGAACGGACTGAACGTCCGGATGCTGCTGCTGGGAGCGCCGCAGGCATTGCAAGGCGATGCCGCCATCGCCTTTGCCCGGTGGAACGCGCCCGTCGAGCCGCTTGCCTCGATCGGAGAGGTGCCCGCGGATCTCTTCGTCGATGCGCTGTTCGGTGCTGGTTTGACGCGAGCGCTGTCCGGGGAGGCGGCGGAAGCGGTCGCGTTCATGAATGCGGCTGGGCGGCCGGTGATCGCCGTCGATGTGCCCAGCGGATTGTCTGGCGATACCGGACAGGCCGAGGGGCCGGTGATCCGGGCCAACGAAACCGTGACTTTCTTCCGCCTGAAGCCGGGCCATCTCTTGCTGCCGGGCCGAGAGCTCTGCGGCGATGTCGTGGTGGCCGATATCGGAATCCCGGCCGAGGCGGCGTTGCGCGAGATTGCCCCGGCGGCCTTCGGCAACGCATGTCCGTTGTGGCGCGCGGCCTGGCCGCATCATGGGCGCGGCACGCACAAATTCCGCCGCGGCGCGGTTGCGGTGGTTGCAGGGGGAAACGGCGGTGTCGGCGCGCCACGCCTGAGCGCGCGTGCCGCCCTGCGGATCGGTGCCGGGCTTGCGACCATCCTGTGTGCGCCCGAGGCGTTGGCCGCCCACGCTTTGCGGGGGCCGGATGCGCTGATGCAGCGCCCGATCGAGACCGGCGAGGCGCTGTCGCAGTTCCTCCTGGACAGGCGGGTATCCGCTATCCTTGCCGGACCGGCGCTGGGATTGGATGAACGCGCTGCGGCATTGATCCGGACGGCGTTGGCCAGCGACGCCCCGGTCGTCCTCGATGCGGATGCGCTGACCTGGCTCGCGACGGCGCGGGGGGAAGGCGGCATGGAGCGGAGGCGCGACCGGCCCTGGGTCCTGACCCCTCACGAGGGCGAATTCCAGCGCCTGTTCGGCAACGAGCCCGAGATCGCCGGTGAAAAGTCGAAGCTGGAGCGTGCCCGCAAGGCGGCGGCGCTTTGCGAGGCGGTCATCGTATACAAGGGGGCTGACACTGTGATCGCGGGGCCTGATGGTCGCGCGGCGATCAATGTCACCGGCTCGCCCGCCCTCGCGACGGCCGGGTCCGGCGATGTGCTGGCCGGGTTGATCGCGGGCTTGATCGCGCAAGGCATGGCTGCCTTCGAGGCGGCCTGCGCCGCCGTGTGGCTGCATGGCCGGGCAGGGGAGGCGCTTGGCATGGGATTGATCGCGGATGATTTGCCGGAAGCGATCCCGCCGCTGCTGCGCGAATTTTCGCTTGCTTGA
- the glnB gene encoding nitrogen regulatory protein PII-1, protein MKKIEAIIKPFKLDEVKEALQEVGLQGITVLEAKGFGRQKGHTELYRGAEYVVDFLPKVKIEIVLADDMVDRAIEAIVKAAQTGRIGDGKIFVSSVEGAIRIRTGETGADAI, encoded by the coding sequence ATGAAGAAGATCGAAGCGATCATCAAGCCCTTCAAGCTGGACGAGGTGAAGGAGGCGCTTCAGGAGGTCGGGCTTCAGGGCATCACGGTGCTCGAAGCCAAGGGTTTCGGCCGCCAGAAGGGTCATACCGAGCTCTATCGCGGCGCCGAATACGTCGTCGATTTCCTGCCGAAGGTGAAGATCGAGATCGTGCTGGCCGACGATATGGTGGATCGCGCCATCGAGGCCATCGTCAAGGCCGCCCAGACCGGCCGGATCGGCGATGGCAAGATTTTTGTATCGAGCGTCGAGGGGGCGATCCGCATCCGAACCGGCGAGACCGGCGCGGACGCGATCTGA
- a CDS encoding conserved hypothetical protein (Evidence 4 : Unknown function but conserved in other organisms), with protein sequence MASRRSVPNTGIAGLQRVARLAGESFGHEDVVGPSLIAPESGAARWLWWAAAIAASAGLAVLHFY encoded by the coding sequence GTGGCGTCGCGTCGCTCAGTTCCGAATACCGGGATCGCAGGCCTGCAGCGCGTGGCGCGGCTTGCGGGGGAGAGCTTCGGGCATGAGGACGTCGTCGGCCCGTCCCTGATCGCGCCCGAAAGCGGCGCTGCGCGGTGGCTTTGGTGGGCGGCGGCGATTGCTGCGTCGGCCGGGCTCGCGGTGTTGCACTTCTACTGA
- the parE gene encoding DNA topoisomerase 4 subunit B has protein sequence MEDNGDLFGAEPERPRAADPKPDARSPVPVAKTPASAGAAPRNGTLSEAGYDASAIEVLEGLEPVRRRPGMYIGGTDERALHHLFAEVIDNAMDEAVAGHATFIDVELFEDGSLAVTDNGRGIPVDPHPKFPGKSALEVIMTTLHAGGKFDSKAYETSGGLHGVGVSVVNALSDRLEVEVARGKMLYRQIFSRGLPQGPLETVGPVANRRGTKVRFHPDAQIFGEGAHFSPARLFRMARSKAYLFGGVEIRWTCAAALLKPEGDVAAEAVFRFPGGLRDYLGREIEGKDLVAEPIFSGKITKEGSHGSLEWAVAWLATGEDGFSSSYCNTIPTPEGGTHEQGLRIALLRGLRDHAERIGQSKRMAQVTSDDVMATCAAMLSVFIREPEFQGQTKDKLATLEASRIVEGAVRDAFDHWLAAAPQQALRLLDWSVDRAEERLRRRLEKEVSRKTATRKLRLPGKLADCSNAGAAGSELFIVEGDSAGGSAKQARNRANQAILPLRGKILNVANATREKLNQNQQLADLILALGCGIGTQFREDDLRYEKVIVMTDADVDGAHIASLLVTFFWRQMPRLIEKGHLYLAVPPLYRLQHGGKSIYARDDAHKDELIETVFKGKKPEISRFKGLGEMMPAQLKETTMDPSKRILLKVMVDHEAKEETSDTVERLMGNRPEARFTFIQERAAFAGELIDL, from the coding sequence ATGGAAGACAACGGCGATCTTTTCGGCGCGGAGCCGGAGCGGCCTCGCGCGGCCGATCCCAAGCCGGACGCACGCTCGCCGGTCCCGGTTGCCAAGACACCCGCGAGCGCCGGCGCGGCACCGCGCAACGGCACGCTGTCGGAAGCGGGCTACGACGCCTCCGCGATCGAGGTCCTCGAAGGTCTGGAGCCCGTCCGCCGCCGCCCCGGCATGTATATCGGCGGCACCGACGAGCGCGCATTGCATCACCTCTTCGCCGAGGTGATCGACAACGCCATGGACGAGGCGGTGGCGGGCCACGCCACCTTCATCGATGTCGAGCTGTTCGAGGACGGTTCGCTCGCCGTCACCGATAACGGCCGCGGCATCCCTGTCGATCCGCACCCGAAATTTCCCGGAAAATCGGCGCTCGAAGTCATCATGACGACGCTGCATGCCGGCGGAAAATTCGATTCCAAGGCCTATGAGACCTCTGGCGGCCTGCACGGCGTCGGCGTCTCCGTGGTCAATGCGCTGTCGGATCGGCTCGAGGTCGAGGTTGCGCGCGGCAAGATGCTCTATCGGCAGATCTTTTCGCGCGGCCTGCCTCAGGGCCCGCTGGAGACCGTCGGCCCGGTCGCCAACCGGCGCGGCACCAAGGTGCGCTTTCATCCGGACGCGCAGATCTTCGGCGAAGGCGCGCATTTCTCCCCTGCCCGCCTGTTTCGCATGGCGCGCTCGAAGGCCTATCTCTTCGGCGGCGTCGAGATCCGCTGGACCTGTGCAGCCGCCTTGCTGAAGCCGGAAGGCGACGTCGCGGCCGAGGCCGTGTTCCGTTTCCCGGGCGGCCTGCGCGACTATCTCGGCCGCGAGATCGAGGGCAAGGACCTCGTCGCCGAGCCGATCTTCTCCGGCAAGATCACCAAGGAAGGCAGCCACGGCTCGCTCGAATGGGCGGTGGCGTGGCTCGCGACCGGCGAGGACGGCTTCTCCTCCTCGTACTGCAACACGATCCCGACGCCCGAGGGCGGCACCCATGAGCAGGGCCTGCGCATCGCCCTGCTGCGCGGCCTGCGCGACCATGCCGAGCGCATCGGCCAGTCGAAGCGCATGGCCCAGGTCACCTCCGACGACGTGATGGCCACTTGCGCCGCCATGCTCTCGGTCTTCATCCGCGAGCCGGAATTCCAGGGGCAGACCAAGGACAAGCTCGCGACGCTGGAGGCCTCCCGCATCGTCGAGGGAGCGGTGCGCGATGCCTTCGACCATTGGCTCGCGGCCGCGCCGCAGCAGGCCCTCCGCCTGCTCGACTGGTCGGTCGACCGGGCCGAGGAACGCCTGCGCCGGCGCCTCGAAAAGGAGGTCTCGCGCAAGACCGCGACACGCAAACTCCGGTTGCCCGGCAAGCTCGCGGACTGCTCCAATGCCGGCGCCGCAGGCTCGGAACTCTTCATCGTCGAGGGCGACTCGGCCGGTGGCTCGGCCAAGCAGGCCCGCAACCGCGCCAACCAGGCGATCCTTCCCCTGCGCGGCAAAATCCTCAACGTTGCCAATGCGACGCGCGAGAAGCTTAATCAGAACCAGCAGCTTGCCGACCTGATCCTCGCGCTCGGCTGCGGCATCGGCACCCAGTTCCGCGAGGACGATCTCCGCTACGAGAAGGTCATCGTCATGACCGACGCCGATGTCGACGGCGCCCATATCGCCTCGCTGCTCGTCACCTTCTTCTGGCGCCAGATGCCGCGGCTGATCGAGAAGGGCCATCTCTATCTCGCCGTGCCGCCGCTCTACCGGCTCCAGCACGGCGGCAAGAGCATCTATGCCCGCGACGACGCCCATAAGGACGAGCTGATCGAGACCGTGTTCAAGGGCAAGAAGCCGGAGATCTCGCGCTTCAAGGGCCTCGGCGAGATGATGCCGGCGCAGCTCAAGGAAACCACCATGGATCCCTCCAAGCGGATCCTGCTCAAGGTCATGGTCGACCATGAGGCCAAGGAGGAAACCTCCGACACGGTCGAGCGGCTGATGGGCAACAGGCCCGAAGCGCGCTTCACCTTCATCCAGGAGCGTGCAGCCTTCGCCGGCGAGCTGATCGACCTGTGA